Proteins encoded together in one Tripterygium wilfordii isolate XIE 37 chromosome 14, ASM1340144v1, whole genome shotgun sequence window:
- the LOC120014241 gene encoding serine/threonine-protein phosphatase 7 long form homolog produces MDAPVVCIGGSRVWRAVVPLICFEMIELHCPDRVMRQFGITQHVPHPVDTNEKLHDLNRQGRGDVDWSIQNATWIAQWDDRLSQIAQERFPRTSIDEYMHWYFSITRRVIGAPSTVRRLADLDYAPQGGRLRRVATLALAGARRAANALRDAVNESAASIATNWLGSCRDILEEVGEGNRFEEIIGNVEAIPQHRRRHPGGPSHIRTRVSRAPDFTMHASQLTQDEPGQSTTPTTWARHRTI; encoded by the exons ATGGATGCACCTGTAGTATGTATTGGAGGAAGCAGAGTATGGAGAGCTGTAGTGCCATTGATTTGTTTTGAGATGATAGAGCTACATTGCCCGGATCGTGTGATGAGGCAATTTGGTATTACGCAGCATGTCCCGCATCCAGTGGATACCAACGAAAAATTGCATGATCTGAATAGGCAAGGTCGCGGTGATGTGGATTGGAGTATCCAAAATGCCACATGGATAGCACAATGGGATGATAGACTTAGCCAAATCGCACAGGAGCGATTCCCTCGAACGAGCATTGACGAGTATATGCATTGGTATTTCTCGATAACTAGACGGGTTATTGGTGCTCCATCGACAGTGAGACGACTTGCAGATCTTGACTATGCGCCTCAGGGGGGTCGACTACGAAGAGTG GCTACTTTGGCATTGGCGGGAGCGAGAAGAGCTGCTAATGCATTACGTGATGCAGTAAATGAGTCCGCCGCTTCCATTGCAACTAATTGGTTGGGGTCTTGCCGCGACATTCTGGAAGAGGTTGGTGAGGGTAATCGATTTGAGGAGATTATAGGCAATGTGGAAGCTATACCCCAACATCGTCGCAGGCATCCAGGAGGTCCATCACATATACGTACTCGTGTTTCTCGTGCACCTGACTTTACAATGCATGCCTCACAGTTGACACAAGATGAGCCTGGTCAATCTACCACTCCTACGACATGGGCTAGGCACCGGACCATATGA
- the LOC120014240 gene encoding serine/threonine-protein phosphatase 7 long form homolog yields MARTRGGRSSSHSGTPVVRDLREDRPGPDDRSILYMQANHRSEDVWRRQDTGVPIRFRQHVFWSLDARVRHYVIQAGFYGITQIGNIKLDNGLLTALVERWRRETHTFHFRVGEMTITLEDVAILLGLRVDGPAVTGTGIYDWDDVMLRLLGRVALSTEREGASLSLSWLVLHFGENNPPIDDAPEEVLQQYARAYILAMFGSILFPATTGDSIPLIFLPLLADLRQTSMYSWGGAVLACLYRNLCRGCMGSARTIGGCGLLLQLWSWERLHVCRPGMRTLDPPAGLPDEPPRPLGASWRGNRTYRRSPRQVLIFARDELDQQEPH; encoded by the exons ATGGCGCGGACACGGGGTGGTCGATCATCGAGTCATTCAGGGACTCCCGTTGTCCGCGATTTGAGGGAGGATCGTCCTGGGCCGGATGATCGTTCCATTCTATACATGCAAGCAAACCACCGGTCAGAGGATGTGTGGCGGAGACAG GATACAGGAGTGCCAATAAGATTTAGGCAGCATGTGTTTTGGAGCTTGGATGCACGCGTTAGACACTATGTGATCCAGGCTGGTTTCTATGGTATCACACAAATAGGTAATATAAAACTTGATAATGGCCTCTTAACTGCGTTAGTCGAGCGATGGAGGCGTGAAACCCACACCTTCCACTTCCGTGTTGGGGAGATGACGATAACACTGGAGGACGTTGCTATATTATTGGGCCTTAGGGTTGATGGACCAGCTGTGACTGGTACTGGGATATATGATTGGGATGATGTGATGTTGCGATTACTAGGTAGGGTCGCACTGAGTACGGAGAGGGAGGGGGCATCTTTATCGTTGTCATGGTTAGTTCTGCATTTTGGTGAAAATAATCCTCCAATTGATGATGCCCCTGAGGAGGTCTTGCAACAATATGCTAGGGCTTACATATTAGCCATGTTTGGGAGCATTCTTTTCCCGGCCACGACGGGTGATAGCATACCCCTCATTTTCCTACCTCTCCTAGCAGATCTTCGGCAGACCTCAATGTATAGCTGGGGAGGAGCAGTATTGGCTTGTTTATATCGAAACCTATGTCGAGGATGTATGGGCAGTGCTCGTACGATAGGAGGTTGTGGCCTATTACTTCAG TTATGGTCATGGGAGAGGTTACATGTATGTCGACCAGGAATGCGTACATTGGATCCACCCGCAGGACTTCCAGACGAGCCGCCTCGTCCACTTGGTGCCag TTGGCGGGGAAATCGGACTTATAGAAGATCTCCAAGGCAAGTCCTTATCTTTGCTAGAGATGAGTTGGATCAACAAGAACCTCATTAG